The Panacibacter microcysteis genome includes a window with the following:
- the nusA gene encoding transcription termination factor NusA encodes MASINLIDAFQEFKDAENIDRPTLMKVVEDVFKTLLRKKFGSDENFDVIVNAEKGDLEIIRRRMIVEDGEVMDPLAEIGYTDATKIEPDFEVGEELYEEMDIMDFGRRAILAAKQTLASRIGDLKKNVLLKKYSDRIGEIITAEVYQVWKKEVLLLDEESNELILPKSEQIPQDYFKKGENIRAVVSRVDMKNNSPVIILSRTSPDFLAKLLEIEVPEIFDGLISIRKIVREPGERAKVAVESFDDRIDPVGACVGMKGSRIHGIVRELKNENIDVINFTSNIQLLIQRSLTPAKISYMDLNNDRKHADVYLKADQVSLAIGRRGVNIKLACELTGYDIDVYRENETGEEEEFDVDLEEFSDEIEPWIIDELNRIGCDTARSVLKLTTEELERRSDLEKETIMEVRRILQEEFEKE; translated from the coding sequence ATGGCTAGTATAAACCTGATTGACGCGTTCCAGGAATTTAAAGATGCGGAAAATATTGACCGCCCAACATTGATGAAAGTGGTGGAAGACGTGTTCAAAACATTACTCCGAAAAAAATTCGGCAGCGATGAAAATTTCGACGTTATCGTAAATGCTGAGAAAGGTGACCTTGAAATCATCCGCCGGCGTATGATTGTGGAAGACGGAGAAGTAATGGATCCGCTGGCAGAAATCGGTTATACAGATGCTACGAAAATAGAACCTGACTTTGAAGTAGGGGAAGAACTCTATGAAGAAATGGATATAATGGACTTCGGCCGCCGTGCTATTCTTGCCGCCAAGCAAACACTCGCAAGCCGTATTGGCGACCTGAAGAAAAATGTATTGCTTAAAAAGTACAGCGACAGGATTGGAGAAATTATAACCGCTGAAGTTTACCAGGTATGGAAGAAGGAAGTGCTGTTGCTCGACGAAGAAAGCAATGAGCTTATTCTGCCAAAGTCTGAACAGATACCGCAGGATTATTTTAAGAAAGGAGAAAATATTCGTGCCGTGGTAAGCCGCGTAGATATGAAGAATAATTCACCCGTAATTATTCTAAGCCGCACCAGTCCTGATTTTCTCGCTAAATTGCTTGAAATTGAAGTGCCGGAAATATTCGATGGCCTCATTTCCATTCGCAAAATTGTTCGCGAACCTGGTGAAAGAGCAAAGGTTGCAGTGGAAAGTTTTGATGACAGGATTGACCCTGTAGGAGCCTGCGTAGGTATGAAAGGCAGCCGTATACATGGTATAGTGCGTGAGCTTAAAAATGAAAACATAGACGTAATCAACTTCACATCAAACATACAGTTGCTGATACAGCGTTCGTTAACGCCGGCAAAAATCAGCTATATGGATCTTAATAACGACAGGAAACATGCTGATGTTTACCTGAAGGCAGACCAGGTTTCACTTGCAATCGGTCGCCGTGGTGTAAACATTAAGCTTGCCTGCGAACTAACAGGGTACGATATTGATGTTTACCGCGAAAATGAAACCGGTGAAGAAGAAGAATTTGATGTGGATCTTGAAGAATTTTCTGATGAAATAGAACCTTGGATCATAGACGAATTAAACCGCATAGGTTGCGATACAGCACGCAGTGTACTTAAACTTACAACAGAGGAACTCGAAAGAAGATCAGACCTGGAAAAAGAAACGATTATGGAAGTAAGGAGAATATTACAGGAAGAATTTGAGAAGGAGTAA
- a CDS encoding ribosome maturation factor, which yields MEANYYLYYICIGNNTEEGNEIVPFSFYHMATETIIQEIEQLTDAVIAAEPEFFRVHVRIKPTNNIKVFIDGDNGVSIEKCVHFNRKLYKLIEEKGFFPSGDFSLEVSSPGVDEPLKLHRQYNKNIGRFVEVMFLDGTKKEGKLVQVAESDIILEFITGKGKKAETQQLVIPFNNIKTTTVQIKF from the coding sequence TTGGAAGCTAATTATTATTTATACTACATTTGCATTGGAAATAACACGGAAGAAGGGAACGAGATCGTTCCCTTCTCTTTTTATCATATGGCAACAGAGACTATAATACAGGAAATTGAACAATTAACGGATGCTGTGATTGCCGCAGAGCCGGAATTCTTCAGGGTGCATGTGCGAATTAAACCTACCAACAATATCAAAGTATTTATTGATGGCGATAATGGTGTATCCATTGAAAAATGTGTGCACTTTAACAGGAAACTTTATAAGCTGATTGAAGAAAAGGGCTTTTTCCCTTCGGGCGATTTTTCGCTGGAGGTTTCTTCTCCCGGTGTTGATGAGCCGTTAAAACTGCACCGCCAGTACAATAAGAACATCGGCCGGTTTGTAGAGGTAATGTTTTTGGATGGCACAAAAAAAGAAGGCAAACTGGTACAGGTTGCCGAGTCAGATATTATTCTTGAATTTATAACGGGTAAAGGCAAAAAAGCTGAAACACAGCAATTGGTAATACCATTTAATAATATAAAAACAACAACAGTTCAAATCAAATTCTAA
- a CDS encoding ABC transporter permease — MFILLYIYRLMFKPAISTNAFTSRLLSNKGALFGMLIIITAFFMAVFAYFIAPDNSPYANRIIPEIANREAGFTIHLVQVKKDLPGNDQVNFFEKLINGQRDIYSFIPVTTFKQTADSIIARKFIDDGITEKFSLPLTALAPSPVVQQKFLLGTDKFGRDIASRLIVGTRVSLSVGFIAVAISLTIGLVMGALAGYFKGMTDNVIMWFINVVWSIPTLLLVFAVTLLLGKGFWQVFIAVGLTMWVNVARLVRGQVLAVRELEYVEAAKALGFSHMRIIVLHILPNIMGPVLVIAASNFASAIVIEAGLSFLGVGVQPPQPSWGLMIKENYNFIITNNPMLALEPGIAIMLLVLAFNLVGNGLRDALNVREL, encoded by the coding sequence TTGTTTATACTACTGTATATTTATCGCCTGATGTTTAAACCGGCCATATCCACCAATGCATTTACCAGCAGGTTGCTCAGTAATAAAGGGGCGCTTTTTGGAATGCTTATTATTATCACTGCTTTTTTTATGGCTGTATTTGCCTATTTTATAGCACCGGATAATTCGCCTTATGCCAACCGCATCATTCCTGAAATAGCCAACAGGGAGGCCGGCTTTACCATACACCTGGTACAGGTAAAAAAAGACTTACCGGGAAATGACCAGGTAAATTTTTTTGAGAAACTTATAAACGGGCAGCGTGATATATACAGCTTTATTCCGGTAACTACATTTAAACAAACTGCCGACAGCATCATTGCCAGAAAATTTATTGATGATGGTATTACCGAAAAATTCAGCCTGCCACTAACCGCGCTGGCGCCCTCACCGGTAGTGCAGCAAAAATTCCTTCTTGGCACAGACAAGTTTGGCAGAGACATTGCCAGCCGGCTTATTGTAGGTACAAGAGTTAGTTTAAGTGTAGGTTTTATAGCCGTTGCAATATCGCTTACCATAGGTCTCGTGATGGGCGCGCTGGCCGGCTATTTCAAAGGCATGACAGATAACGTGATCATGTGGTTTATAAATGTTGTCTGGAGTATTCCCACATTATTACTTGTGTTTGCTGTTACACTATTATTGGGCAAAGGTTTCTGGCAGGTATTTATTGCTGTTGGGCTAACGATGTGGGTAAATGTAGCAAGACTGGTACGCGGCCAGGTGTTGGCGGTACGCGAACTGGAGTATGTAGAAGCAGCAAAGGCACTGGGTTTTTCCCACATGCGGATTATTGTACTGCATATTTTGCCTAACATTATGGGGCCGGTGCTGGTTATTGCAGCAAGTAATTTTGCGTCTGCCATTGTAATAGAAGCCGGTCTTAGTTTTTTAGGCGTAGGCGTACAACCGCCCCAGCCGAGCTGGGGTCTTATGATCAAAGAAAACTATAATTTTATTATTACCAACAATCCAATGCTGGCGCTGGAACCCGGCATTGCTATTATGTTGCTGGTACTGGCTTTTAACCTTGTTGGCAATGGGCTCAGGGATGCACTTAATGTAAGAGAACTGTAG
- a CDS encoding AsmA-like C-terminal region-containing protein, with the protein MIFSSIQNKALRITARVFATAIVVLFVLLSAVSIYINANKKTILEKVHAVIRQNIAGRLELKDIDVSTISTFPYIAIDLEEVQLLDAVYNKALLSCKTISCRINIFKIGDIQHQLSKVVMKNGLVSLFTDTTGYTNSSILFRQQAKKTQTRGGFVIKTVALENIDFGISNEQKKKTFSFHIEDLDADLSQKDSGLYIKTRLDLLVKKMIFNQAKGSYLENNPVEGKLDVFYNNVAKTLTCREGRLDINEQPYKVKASFNFGNAPAFNIDITSDKLLYEKGIEALTPKLRNRLKAITLEEPLSLHVTLGGLLTPGNIPVALAEWETKKNRFGSGAVMFDDCSFKGKFTNNISDTLPHTDMYSMVMFDTFFGKWRGLALTGNNIKVSNLVDPQVTFSLSSSATLQEIDNAIGSETVTFLEGSAGINLSYDGPLVADPAQLSNLNAALQIKDGKMLYEPKNVMLEKCTGLMVIQENGLIFKDFQFDFKRNHFTLNVKGDEMANLSKKVNQKANLDFDIRSPYIHFDEIFQVIAPTQKKAVKKRKPHFAATANNVDNLLNTSNWHVNFYADKISKGNFYAEKLQANILLQEDNWQISHVSLYHAGGAITAKGQLLQRSNKSSQINADVALQNLNIQQLFFGFGNFGQNSLTSANLRGVLNADARINASVNNAGAIIPRSTSGYINFSLKNGAIINHKGLEEMKLLFLKNRDMSNVRFAELKDRIDIKPEYLYINKMEIQSSAVSMYLEGQFDIYAKNTDLMIQVPFSNFGKRDESEPIKNKGLDAKTGLSIWINAKNNDYGEIKFTPRFSRKKFKKEKKEQ; encoded by the coding sequence ATGATATTTTCTTCCATACAAAATAAAGCGCTTAGAATAACCGCACGTGTATTCGCAACAGCTATAGTGGTTCTGTTTGTTTTGCTCAGCGCAGTCAGCATATATATCAATGCCAATAAAAAAACTATTCTGGAAAAAGTTCATGCAGTAATCAGGCAAAACATTGCGGGCAGGTTAGAGTTAAAAGACATAGATGTAAGCACCATCAGCACTTTTCCCTATATAGCCATAGATCTCGAAGAAGTGCAATTGCTGGATGCTGTTTATAACAAAGCACTCTTGTCCTGCAAAACCATTTCCTGCCGTATCAATATTTTTAAGATTGGTGATATACAACACCAGCTTTCGAAAGTGGTAATGAAAAACGGGCTGGTTTCACTTTTTACTGATACTACCGGCTACACCAACTCAAGCATTCTATTCCGCCAACAGGCAAAAAAAACGCAGACACGCGGAGGGTTTGTGATAAAAACAGTGGCGCTTGAAAACATCGATTTTGGCATCAGCAACGAACAAAAAAAGAAAACATTCTCTTTTCATATTGAAGACCTCGATGCAGATCTTTCGCAAAAAGATTCCGGGCTATACATAAAAACACGGTTAGACCTTCTTGTAAAAAAAATGATCTTCAACCAGGCAAAAGGCAGCTACCTCGAAAACAATCCTGTAGAAGGAAAACTCGATGTTTTTTATAACAATGTTGCTAAAACGCTCACCTGCAGGGAAGGCAGGCTCGATATAAATGAACAGCCCTATAAAGTGAAAGCCTCTTTCAATTTCGGCAACGCACCCGCATTTAATATTGATATTACCAGCGATAAATTACTATACGAAAAAGGCATTGAAGCGCTTACGCCCAAACTGCGCAACCGTTTAAAGGCAATTACACTGGAAGAACCGCTTTCGCTGCATGTAACCCTTGGCGGCTTGCTAACACCAGGCAATATACCTGTGGCTTTGGCCGAGTGGGAAACAAAAAAGAACCGGTTTGGCAGCGGTGCAGTAATGTTTGATGACTGCAGCTTTAAAGGAAAGTTTACCAATAATATTTCAGATACATTACCGCACACAGACATGTATTCTATGGTTATGTTTGATACTTTTTTCGGTAAATGGCGCGGACTGGCATTAACAGGTAACAATATAAAGGTGAGCAATCTTGTAGACCCGCAGGTAACGTTCAGCCTCTCTTCGTCTGCTACGTTGCAGGAAATCGATAATGCCATTGGCTCAGAAACGGTAACCTTTCTCGAAGGTTCTGCAGGTATCAATCTTTCTTATGATGGTCCGCTTGTTGCAGACCCGGCCCAGCTCAGCAACCTTAATGCGGCCTTGCAGATAAAAGACGGTAAAATGCTTTATGAGCCCAAAAATGTAATGCTCGAGAAATGTACCGGGCTTATGGTAATACAGGAAAACGGGCTGATTTTTAAAGATTTCCAGTTCGATTTTAAACGAAACCATTTTACACTGAATGTAAAGGGAGATGAAATGGCCAATCTCTCAAAGAAGGTTAATCAAAAAGCCAACCTCGACTTCGATATACGGTCACCATATATTCATTTCGATGAAATATTTCAGGTAATTGCCCCTACACAAAAAAAGGCAGTAAAGAAACGTAAACCCCATTTTGCAGCCACTGCCAACAATGTAGACAACCTGCTCAATACGAGTAACTGGCATGTAAATTTTTATGCAGATAAAATCTCAAAAGGTAATTTCTATGCAGAAAAATTACAGGCAAATATCCTATTGCAGGAAGATAACTGGCAGATCAGTCATGTTTCTTTGTACCATGCAGGCGGCGCTATAACAGCAAAAGGGCAACTGTTGCAACGGTCAAACAAAAGCTCGCAGATCAATGCAGATGTAGCTTTGCAAAACCTCAATATTCAGCAACTCTTTTTCGGGTTTGGAAATTTTGGCCAGAACAGCTTAACCTCGGCCAACCTGCGTGGTGTATTGAATGCAGATGCCCGTATCAACGCTTCGGTGAACAATGCCGGTGCCATCATTCCCCGCTCCACATCAGGTTACATCAACTTTTCACTGAAAAACGGTGCCATTATTAATCATAAAGGGCTTGAAGAAATGAAATTGCTGTTTTTAAAAAACAGGGACATGAGCAACGTTCGTTTTGCGGAACTGAAAGACCGTATAGATATAAAACCGGAATACCTGTACATCAACAAAATGGAAATACAATCATCTGCTGTAAGTATGTACCTGGAAGGACAGTTTGATATTTACGCAAAAAATACAGATCTCATGATACAGGTTCCATTCAGCAATTTTGGCAAGCGTGACGAAAGTGAACCTATAAAAAATAAAGGCCTTGATGCTAAAACAGGTTTAAGTATCTGGATAAACGCAAAGAACAATGATTACGGAGAAATAAAATTCACACCTCGTTTTTCACGTAAAAAATTTAAGAAAGAAAAGAAAGAGCAGTAG
- a CDS encoding esterase family protein codes for MNRHITSWYSPALDKEMPIASYGHFGFALLLIPTAAADYLEYERFQLIDALQPLIDSGKLKVFSIDSMNKESWMNNNMLPEHKAIRQNQFNEYVFNEVIPFIRNNTSPDTFIYTCGASFGALHAMNLFLKKPDLINGVISMSGVYDLTEYTKGYWDDQVYFNSPIHYIPNLNDQWYLNKIKASHHIHIYTGSGEFEDPEANRRFSQVLWDKGIWHDLDIWGADIKHDWPTWRAMLPYIIDTKF; via the coding sequence ATGAACAGACATATTACATCGTGGTATAGCCCTGCCCTTGATAAAGAAATGCCCATTGCTTCTTACGGGCATTTTGGTTTTGCACTATTGCTCATACCAACCGCAGCAGCAGATTACCTGGAGTATGAGCGATTTCAGTTGATAGATGCTCTGCAACCACTCATAGATTCAGGCAAGCTCAAGGTTTTTAGTATAGACAGCATGAACAAAGAAAGCTGGATGAATAACAACATGCTGCCGGAACACAAAGCCATCAGGCAAAACCAGTTTAATGAATATGTGTTCAATGAAGTGATCCCGTTTATACGCAACAACACCAGTCCTGATACCTTTATCTACACATGCGGCGCATCTTTCGGGGCATTACATGCCATGAACCTGTTTTTAAAAAAACCAGATCTCATTAATGGTGTCATCAGTATGAGCGGCGTGTATGACCTTACAGAATATACCAAAGGGTATTGGGACGACCAGGTATATTTCAACAGCCCCATACATTACATACCAAATCTGAACGATCAGTGGTACCTCAATAAAATAAAAGCATCGCATCACATACATATTTATACAGGTAGCGGAGAGTTTGAAGACCCCGAAGCCAACAGAAGGTTTTCGCAGGTATTGTGGGATAAAGGTATATGGCACGATCTCGATATATGGGGCGCAGATATTAAACACGACTGGCCAACCTGGCGCGCCATGCTGCCCTACATCATCGATACAAAGTTTTAA
- a CDS encoding AAA family ATPase, whose protein sequence is MCDATGDAIPATAGHIKNAVLQKIAAQPVTGINLLYIYFMVSIALYNLKGGVGKTAAAVNLAYLAAADGLKTLLWDLDPQGSSSFYFNVAADVKNESRKLLTGELPAKDAVKDSAFENLWIIPSDLSARDVDIALDDLKQSRKKLKSVLNTLKQFDLVVLDSPPGISLLHDNVFNAADWILMPNIPTTLSIRSFETVMQYFKDHDLDAGIIKCFFSMVDHRKNLHHEVMQEFYKDKLFFKNYIPYLSDVEKMGTHQAPVFEFANSSYAAQCYRDLWNEIKKTCL, encoded by the coding sequence GTGTGCGACGCAACAGGTGATGCCATACCCGCCACTGCCGGCCACATAAAAAATGCTGTTCTGCAAAAGATTGCTGCACAGCCTGTAACAGGAATAAATCTTTTGTATATTTATTTTATGGTATCTATAGCATTGTATAATTTAAAAGGAGGTGTGGGCAAAACAGCCGCCGCCGTAAACCTTGCTTATCTTGCTGCTGCAGATGGGTTGAAAACACTGTTATGGGATCTTGACCCGCAAGGTTCATCATCATTTTACTTTAATGTTGCGGCAGATGTAAAAAACGAAAGCCGTAAACTGCTTACGGGCGAATTGCCGGCCAAAGACGCCGTAAAAGATTCTGCATTCGAAAATCTCTGGATCATTCCATCAGACCTTTCTGCCAGAGACGTAGACATTGCACTCGATGACCTGAAGCAAAGCCGGAAGAAACTGAAGAGCGTTTTAAATACGCTGAAACAGTTTGATCTCGTTGTACTCGATTCGCCACCCGGTATATCTCTTTTGCACGATAATGTTTTTAACGCAGCAGACTGGATTTTGATGCCCAACATACCCACTACGTTATCTATACGTTCGTTTGAAACAGTTATGCAGTACTTCAAAGACCATGACCTGGATGCAGGCATTATAAAATGTTTTTTCAGCATGGTAGACCACCGTAAAAACCTGCACCATGAAGTAATGCAGGAGTTTTATAAAGACAAATTGTTTTTTAAAAATTACATTCCTTATTTAAGTGATGTGGAAAAAATGGGTACGCACCAGGCGCCTGTATTTGAATTTGCCAACAGCAGTTATGCCGCACAGTGCTACCGCGATCTCTGGAACGAAATAAAAAAGACCTGTCTCTGA
- a CDS encoding glycoside hydrolase family 3 N-terminal domain-containing protein gives MKGFLIGMLSLLCITTVHAQKSFYAETPEAKHWVDSVYKSLSKEQRIAQLMVVRLSSRNPDGSAKFYDEKVTEQIKKYNVGAVCLFQGNPVAQATLVNKYQRMARTPVMICIDGETGVGMRMYDSVMKFPDQLTIGAVNDAAIVYNVGRAMALQCKRAGIQVDYAPVVDINNNPDNPVIGFRSFGEDKYKVALYGTKIMQGLQDEGVMATAKHFPGHGDVSVDSHFDMPVINKSKAQLDSLELYTFRQLFEAGIGSVMIAHLSIPAIDTTAHLPTSLSKNNVTSLLRNEMGFKGISFTDALEMQGVAKYYPAGEAGFRSILAGNDMLCLPGDVPGTIRRILAAIKKGELDKADMEARVKKVLLAKYHLGLNQVNTIPLDGLTNDLNKDVPALRKTVAENALTYVHATQPGLLPLAGNTKVAYVAVGAYKQNKLAALLKENFNADLFYFDYTKDDNDAAMLVKALRAKYDKVIIGVHGLSKYPAKQFGISNSAVKLVSDLQTATSAVTLLFGNPYAVKYLCNATDLAVCYEDDVIFQQAAFDWLTGKFTAKGTLPVSVCQYKYGTGSLVVEDRALPFTTPAALNIKDSLLYKVDSIANAGIFNRAFPGCVVLAARDGKVFLNKAYGFMAYDSLEPMKTSTIFDLASVTKISATNVSIMKLYEEGRIDLFKTLGDYLPWVATTDKANLQLADILLHQAGLKAFIPFYAEITDSLTGIPKPGFFKAMPDDTFNIQVADTMYMRHDWQDTMFARILQSPLGTKGNYIYSDNDFIFLGKIVEQVTGKPLNVYVQETFYKPMNMQTTGFLPANTFALSGIAPTEKEKTFRLQQLRGSVHDPGAAMFGGVAGHAGLFSDAYDLAKLYQMLLNGGSFNNVQYLKRETIDYFTAYHSDNSRRGYGFDKPEKDNDKRREPYPSKLATPLTYGHTGYTGTCVWVDPAYNLVYIFLSNRVFPDGGVNTRISQLNIRGAIQDVLYQAIGKNDL, from the coding sequence ATGAAAGGCTTTCTTATTGGTATGTTGTCCCTGCTTTGTATAACAACGGTGCATGCACAAAAATCGTTTTATGCAGAAACACCCGAAGCAAAACATTGGGTAGATAGTGTGTACAAATCATTGTCAAAAGAGCAACGCATAGCGCAGCTTATGGTAGTGCGCCTAAGCAGCCGCAACCCTGATGGCAGCGCCAAGTTTTACGATGAGAAAGTTACAGAGCAGATAAAAAAATACAATGTAGGTGCGGTGTGCTTGTTCCAGGGCAATCCTGTGGCGCAGGCTACGCTGGTAAACAAATACCAGCGAATGGCCAGAACACCTGTAATGATCTGCATAGACGGCGAAACAGGTGTGGGTATGCGCATGTACGACAGTGTAATGAAGTTTCCTGACCAGCTTACCATTGGTGCTGTAAATGATGCGGCGATCGTCTATAATGTTGGCAGGGCCATGGCCCTGCAATGTAAAAGAGCAGGCATACAGGTAGATTATGCACCTGTGGTAGATATAAACAACAATCCTGATAATCCTGTTATTGGTTTTCGCTCCTTTGGGGAAGACAAATACAAAGTGGCGCTGTATGGTACAAAGATTATGCAGGGCCTGCAGGATGAAGGTGTGATGGCAACTGCCAAACATTTTCCGGGTCATGGTGATGTAAGTGTAGACTCGCATTTTGATATGCCCGTAATCAACAAAAGCAAAGCACAGTTAGACTCGCTTGAGTTATATACTTTCCGGCAGTTGTTTGAAGCAGGTATAGGCAGTGTAATGATTGCACATTTAAGTATTCCTGCTATTGATACAACAGCGCACCTTCCTACATCACTCTCAAAAAATAACGTAACCAGTCTTCTGAGAAATGAAATGGGTTTTAAAGGCATTTCATTTACCGATGCACTGGAAATGCAGGGTGTGGCAAAATACTATCCCGCCGGCGAGGCGGGTTTTCGCTCTATACTGGCCGGTAATGATATGTTGTGTTTACCGGGAGATGTGCCCGGTACCATCAGGCGAATTCTTGCAGCCATTAAAAAAGGAGAACTTGACAAAGCAGACATGGAAGCAAGGGTAAAGAAAGTGCTGCTTGCCAAATATCACCTGGGTTTAAACCAGGTAAATACCATACCGCTTGACGGGCTTACAAACGACCTGAACAAAGATGTACCTGCACTCAGAAAGACGGTGGCAGAAAATGCACTGACTTATGTACATGCCACACAACCGGGATTGTTACCACTTGCAGGTAACACAAAGGTTGCATATGTGGCAGTTGGCGCCTACAAGCAAAACAAACTTGCTGCATTGTTAAAAGAAAACTTCAACGCCGATCTGTTTTATTTTGACTATACAAAAGACGACAACGATGCAGCAATGCTGGTAAAGGCACTGAGAGCAAAATATGATAAGGTCATTATTGGCGTGCATGGTTTGTCCAAATACCCGGCAAAACAATTTGGCATAAGCAACAGCGCAGTAAAGTTGGTAAGCGACCTTCAAACAGCTACTTCTGCGGTTACCTTATTGTTTGGCAACCCATACGCCGTTAAATACCTGTGTAATGCAACAGACCTTGCGGTATGCTACGAGGACGATGTAATATTTCAGCAGGCGGCATTTGACTGGCTTACGGGTAAGTTTACAGCAAAAGGAACATTGCCTGTAAGTGTTTGCCAGTACAAATATGGCACAGGTAGTCTTGTGGTTGAAGACCGGGCGTTGCCATTTACCACGCCAGCGGCGCTGAATATAAAAGACAGCCTTTTATACAAAGTAGATTCTATTGCCAATGCGGGTATTTTTAACCGTGCTTTTCCCGGCTGTGTGGTGCTTGCAGCCAGGGATGGCAAAGTCTTTTTGAATAAGGCTTATGGTTTTATGGCATACGATAGCCTGGAACCAATGAAAACTTCTACCATCTTCGATCTTGCTTCGGTTACAAAAATTTCCGCCACCAACGTCAGTATAATGAAGTTGTACGAAGAGGGCAGGATCGACCTGTTTAAAACACTTGGCGATTATCTTCCATGGGTGGCAACAACAGATAAGGCAAACCTGCAGCTTGCAGATATTTTGCTGCACCAGGCGGGGTTAAAAGCCTTTATTCCATTTTATGCCGAAATAACAGATTCGCTTACAGGTATTCCCAAGCCCGGCTTTTTTAAAGCAATGCCTGATGATACGTTTAATATCCAGGTGGCAGATACCATGTATATGCGCCACGACTGGCAGGATACTATGTTTGCCCGCATACTGCAAAGCCCACTCGGTACAAAAGGCAATTACATTTACAGCGACAATGATTTTATTTTTCTTGGAAAAATTGTAGAACAGGTAACCGGAAAACCGCTTAACGTGTACGTGCAGGAAACTTTCTACAAGCCCATGAATATGCAAACGACCGGGTTTTTGCCGGCCAACACTTTTGCCCTCAGCGGTATTGCACCTACAGAAAAAGAAAAGACTTTCCGGTTACAACAATTGCGCGGCAGTGTACACGACCCCGGTGCAGCTATGTTTGGCGGTGTGGCCGGGCATGCGGGCTTGTTTAGCGATGCGTATGACCTTGCGAAATTGTACCAGATGCTGCTAAATGGCGGCAGTTTTAATAATGTTCAATACCTGAAAAGGGAAACCATTGATTACTTTACAGCATACCATAGTGACAACAGCCGCCGTGGTTACGGCTTTGACAAGCCTGAAAAAGACAACGATAAGCGCAGGGAGCCTTACCCCAGTAAACTTGCAACCCCGCTCACCTATGGCCATACAGGTTATACAGGTACCTGTGTTTGGGTAGATCCGGCGTATAACCTGGTGTACATTTTTCTCTCAAATCGTGTTTTCCCTGATGGGGGCGTTAATACCCGCATCAGCCAGTTGAACATCCGTGGCGCTATACAGGATGTATTGTATCAAGCCATTGGTAAAAATGACCTGTAG